DNA from Sphingomonas sp. R1:
AAATCGGCGTGGCCGGGCGTGTCGACGATGTTGATGCGGATGCTGTTCTCTTCGCTGCCGTCCGGCGACCAGTCGACCGAGGTCGGCTTGGCGAGAATCGTGATCCCGCGCTCCTTCTCGAGGTCGTTCGAGTCCATCGCACGCTCTTCGACGCGCTGGTTGTCGCGGAAGGTGCCGGACTGGCGGAAGAGCTGGTCGACGAGGGTGGTCTTGCCATGGTCGACGTGTGCGATGATCGCCACGTTACGGAGGTTCATGCGATTTCCTGATTGGCGCGGAAGCGCGCGTACGGGCGGGCCCATAGCCGAATTGGTGCGTCGCGGGAAGGCCCCCGTATTTCTCGTTACAGGATCCGATGGACCGTGATCCGCACCGCAGGCCCCTTGCCCTCGGGCGGCGCGCCGATCGTGCCGGTGAAGACCGACTGGTTGAGCCAGGCGTGCGGCCCCTCCGGCACCTCGAACCAGGGCACCGTGCGCACATAGCGGCGCGCGGGATCATGGCTGATCAGGCCCTTGTTGATCACATGGATCAGCGTGCCGTCCTCGGCCTGCATCATGTAGTCGGCGTAGATGTCGAGCATCCGGTCGGGCCGCTCCAATTGCCAGTCCATGCCGCCGGCAAGCACGACGCCGCGAATGCGCGGGCCCTCGAACGTGCCGCCGGTGATCGGGATGCGGTTGCGCGTGCCGTACGGCGTCTTGCCCACCGGGGTGCCCGCGCCGAGCGTGACGATCGCCTCATAGGCGAATTCCAGCGACAGGCTCGTCTCGGGCGCGGCGCCGGCAGGTCGCGCCATGCCGCCTGCCGCGAGTCCCGCCGCCCCCATCGCTCCCAGCATTGCGCGCCGCTGCATCGCACCCTCTCCGATTGTTATGCAGCAATACAAATGCCACCGGCGATCGTCGGTCAAGTTGCATTCGCAGGTGCCATAGCCATATGACACACTTGCGGGATACGTGCTTCGCCTGCATGGTTATCCCTACGGAGTTGGAGAGAGAGCGACGATGGCGACTGTGACGGAAACCGCAGAACAGGGTCTGGTGCTGACGCCCCCGGATCCCGTGCCCGCCGTGGCGCCTGAAAAGGCCGCCGGGCTGGTGCCGGTCGAAGACACCAAGAAGACCGAACTCGACAAGCGCGTCGACGGCTTCATCGACGATCTGATCGCGCAGGACGTGAACTCGCCCGAGTTCGGCAAGCGCGTCGATGCGATCGCGGCGATGGGCCAGAAGGAGATTCGCGAGGCCGCCGGCCAGTCCAATCGCTTCCTCGATCGCCCGGTCCGCGCGATGGGCAGCGAGGGCGGCGTCGGCGCCGATCTTCTGGCGCTGCGCAAGACGGTGGAAGACCTCGATCCCTCGCGCAACGGCAAGCTGATCGGCGGCAAGGACGGGTTCCTGTCGAAGATCTTCGGCGGCGGCGGCGGGCTGACCAGCTATTTCCGCAAATACCAGTCGTCGCAGAGCCACATCAACGCGGTGCTCAAGAGCCTGGCCAACGGCAAGGACGAGCTGCTGCAGGACAATGCCGCGATCGCCACCGAACGCGCCAATCTGTGGGCGGCGATGGGCCGGCTGGAGCAGATGATCTATCTCTCCAAGGCGATGGACGAAAAGCTCGAGGACAAGGCCAACGAGCTGGATCACACCGATCCGGCCAAGGCCAAGGCGATCCGCGAAACCGCGCTCTTCTATGTCCGCCAGCGCACCCAGGACCTGCTGACGCAAATGGCGGTTACGGTGCAGGGCTATCTCGCGCTCGATCTGGTCAAGAAGAACAATGTCGAGCTGATCAAGGGCGTCGACCGCGCCTCGACCACCACCGTCTCGGCGCTGCGTACCGCGGTGACCGTGGCGCAGGCGCTCAACAACCAGAAGCTCGTGCTCGACCAGATCACCGCGCTCAACACCACCACCGCCAACCTGATCGAATCGACCGGTCAGCTGCTCAAGAGCCAGACCGCGGCGATCCACGAACAGGCAGCGAGCGCGACCATCCCGGTCGAGACGCTGCAGCGCGCCTTCCAGAACATCTACGACACGATGGATGCCATCGACACCTTCAAGCTGAAGGCGCTCGACAGCATGAAGGTGACGGTCAACACGCTGTCGAACGAAGTCGAGAAGTCGAAGGGCTATATCGCCCGCGCCGAAGGTGCCGAGCAGAATCGCCTGAGCGGCCCGGCGGACGGTTTCAAGCTGGAGGCGATGTAAGCCGCGATGCCGAGTGACGTGGACCGCCTGCTCGCCCGCGGCGAGGAATTGATCGAGCGCTCGCGCGCACGCACCGAGGGCGCGCTCGCCACCCGCAGCCGCAAGCGGCGCGAGGCGGAAATCCTCGCCCGGCTCGGGCGGATCGCCGCGGCGGACGCGGTGATCCTCATCGCCGCGATCGTCATCGGCATGCTGCTGCCGACCGGCATCGGCATGTTCGGGGCGCTGGCGGTGATGGCGCTGCTGATCCTGGCGACCCTGGTGTTCGCCAGCCTGCCCGTCACCAGCGCGCCGCGCGTCGAGCAGTTGGTCCAGGTGCCGCTCAAGGCGCTGCCCGCGACCACCGAGCGCTGGCTGGAGACCCAGCGGCTGGCCCTGCCTTCCCCCGCCCGCACGCTGGTCGATTCGATCGGCGTGAAGCTCGAGACGCTGGCGCCCCAGCTCGCCCGGCTGGACGAAGCCTCGCCGGCAGCCAACGAAGTGCGCAAGCTGATCGGCGAGCAGCTGCCCGAGCTGGTCAAGGGCTATGGCCTGGTGCCCGAGCCGCTGCGCACCGTGCCGCGCAACGGCATGACGCCCGACCAGCAGCTCGCCCAGGGCCTGCAGGTGATCGACGAGGAAATCGCCGAGATGACCGCGCAGCTCGCTCAGGGCGATCTGGACGCGCTGGCAACCCGCGGCAATTTCCTGCAGATCAAGTACAAGGATGACGAACTGGGCTGAGCGCCCGCATTGTCGTCAGAGCAGGCCGATCAGGTAGCGGATCAGATCGGCGATGCTGCCTGCGCTGATCGGCAGGAGCAGCAGGATCAGCGCATAGACGAGGAACATCCGCGTCAGGAAACGCTCGCGCTTGCCCGGCGGCGCGGGCACCGGGCGCTGCGGTTCCGGCCGTGGCCAGACGCGATTCTCGTCGAAGAACATCGCCGTACAGGCTGCCGCATCGCCCGTCGGTTCGCAACCGCCCCTTGGGCCAGCCGGGCGCGCGACCGGAGCGGATGCGACCTAGGGGATTTGCGTAGAGACGCCGCGCGATCGGCGTGGCAGGCACGCGGATCAGGCTTGTTCCATGACGACATCCCGCCCCGCCCCGCGCCCCAGCCTCCTGCTCGTCGAAGACGATGATGGCGTCCGCCGCTCGACCCAGCTGCTGCTGCACGGGCGCGGGTTTCAGGTGCGCGCGCATGGTGGCGTGGCCACCCTCCTCGCCGACCCGGCCGTGCTCGACGCAGCCTATCTGGTCGCCGACTATCGCCTGCCGGACGGCGACGGCATCCAGCTGCTGCGCGACCTGCTCGCCCGCGGCTGGCGCGGTCGCGCGGTGCTGATGACCGGCTATCCCAGTCCGGCGCTCAGCGTGGAGGCGGAGGCGAGCGGCTATGCCGTGCTGCTCGAAAAGCCGCTGCGCGCACATGAACTGCTCGGCGCGCTCGCCACGCCCTAGCCTCGCCCCGCCGCCGGAACTTCGCTCGGGCGCATGTCCATCGGCGGCACGGTGTCCCGACGATGTGATGCTTGCCTAATCCGCCGCGCTCGGGGCATGGCACGGCGCATGTCCCGCCCCGGCTTTCCCTTCTCCACCCGCTTCCGCGTCCGCTATTCCGAGATCGACGGCCAGAAGATCGTCTTCAACTCGCGCTATCTCGAATATGCCGATGTCGGCCTCACCGAATTCTGGCGCTGGGCCGATCTGGCCCGGCTCGGGCCGATCTGGATGGAAGCCGAGTTCAACGTCGTCCGTGCGCAGGTGGAATATAAGCGGCCGTTCCGCTTCGACGATCTGGTCGAGGTGTTCGTCCGCGTCGAGCGGCTCGGCAATTCGAGCATGACGATGCGGGCCGATCTGTGCCACGCCGAAACCGGCGAGCTGCATGCCGAAGTGGAGATGATCAGCGTCCATCTCGATCTGGAGACGCGGCGGCCGCAGCC
Protein-coding regions in this window:
- a CDS encoding DUF3237 domain-containing protein — translated: MQRRAMLGAMGAAGLAAGGMARPAGAAPETSLSLEFAYEAIVTLGAGTPVGKTPYGTRNRIPITGGTFEGPRIRGVVLAGGMDWQLERPDRMLDIYADYMMQAEDGTLIHVINKGLISHDPARRYVRTVPWFEVPEGPHAWLNQSVFTGTIGAPPEGKGPAVRITVHRIL
- a CDS encoding toxic anion resistance protein; its protein translation is MATVTETAEQGLVLTPPDPVPAVAPEKAAGLVPVEDTKKTELDKRVDGFIDDLIAQDVNSPEFGKRVDAIAAMGQKEIREAAGQSNRFLDRPVRAMGSEGGVGADLLALRKTVEDLDPSRNGKLIGGKDGFLSKIFGGGGGLTSYFRKYQSSQSHINAVLKSLANGKDELLQDNAAIATERANLWAAMGRLEQMIYLSKAMDEKLEDKANELDHTDPAKAKAIRETALFYVRQRTQDLLTQMAVTVQGYLALDLVKKNNVELIKGVDRASTTTVSALRTAVTVAQALNNQKLVLDQITALNTTTANLIESTGQLLKSQTAAIHEQAASATIPVETLQRAFQNIYDTMDAIDTFKLKALDSMKVTVNTLSNEVEKSKGYIARAEGAEQNRLSGPADGFKLEAM
- a CDS encoding response regulator, with the protein product MTTSRPAPRPSLLLVEDDDGVRRSTQLLLHGRGFQVRAHGGVATLLADPAVLDAAYLVADYRLPDGDGIQLLRDLLARGWRGRAVLMTGYPSPALSVEAEASGYAVLLEKPLRAHELLGALATP
- a CDS encoding acyl-CoA thioesterase, translating into MSRPGFPFSTRFRVRYSEIDGQKIVFNSRYLEYADVGLTEFWRWADLARLGPIWMEAEFNVVRAQVEYKRPFRFDDLVEVFVRVERLGNSSMTMRADLCHAETGELHAEVEMISVHLDLETRRPQPIPETVRAALLAIGG